One stretch of Paroedura picta isolate Pp20150507F chromosome 13, Ppicta_v3.0, whole genome shotgun sequence DNA includes these proteins:
- the LRRC75B gene encoding leucine-rich repeat-containing protein 75B produces MGSRLSRHSSPEGRPGRFPLASLLGRPPKLPGAPSGTAKAAPYERRVRWLREIQATLRARRRDQALRVLLLLRKDLGLEGTFLSEVLYKNAAFLNLVDPISHDLLMSLARDLQCPKKEYDPWKSADRICRQLIYHLTPHSKWQQHSKPRQKSQASLKNSLRKKLSHDAVDLSGIPLSTQDIHRMAYYLQNNGHSLSTVDLSFTDLNDDNMHLLLPFLWSLPKLTHLSLNGNRLTKATVKELTDAMKDMNRFPCLAWIDLGNNVDVSSMPQPLLVGLRKRLNLQTTLPTIYESLDSDSELSTGRRHSDGGSGNNIAR; encoded by the exons ATGGGCTCCCGGCTGAGCAGGCACAGCAGCCCGGAGGGGCGTCCCGGTCGCTTcccgctggcctccctgctcggcCGTCCCCCGAAGCTGCCCGGTGCGCCCAGCGGGACGGCCAAGGCGGCGCCCTACGAGAGGCGAGTGCGCTGGCTGCGCGAGATCCAGGCCACCCTCCGCGCGCGCCGCCGGGACCAGGCGCTCCGCGTCCTCCTCCTGCTGCGGAAG GATCTTGGACTAGAAGGGACTTTTCTTAGTGAAGTTCTCTATaagaatgcagcctttctcaaccttgtgGATCCCATCTCCCATGACCTGCTGATGAGCCTAGCCAGAGACCTGCAGTGCCCCAAGAAG GAATATGACCCCTGGAAGTCTGCAGACCGGATCTGCCGGCAGCTGATTTATCACTTGACTCCTCATTCAAAATGGCAACAGCACAGCAAGCCGCGTCAGAAGTCACAGGCAAG tctgAAGAACAGCTTAAGGAAGAAGCTGAGCCACGATGCTGTGGATCTATCAGGGATCCCTCTTTCCACACAGGACATCCATCGCATGGCCTATTACCTGCAGAACAATGGCCACAGCCTCAGCACGGTGGACCTGAGCTTCACTGACTTGAACGATGACAATATGCacctcctgcttccttttctgtgGTCCCTGCCCAAGCTCACCCATCTCTCCCTCAACGGGAACCGTCTGACCAAAGCCACTGTAAAAGAATTGACTGATGCCATGAAGGacatgaaccggttcccttgctTGGCCTGGATTGACCTTGGCAACAATGTAGACGTGTCTTCTATGCCTCAGCCTCTGCTGGTTGGCTTGCGTAAGCGTCTCAATTTGCAGACCACCCTGCCCACTATCTACGAATCCCTCGATAGCGATTCTGAGCTCTCTACCGGTAGAAGACACAGTGACGGCGGCAGCGGCAACAACATTGCAAGGTGA
- the GUCD1 gene encoding protein GUCD1: MKSPKEDAEPPAGDHVQLKVPVLQQWYHWDCGLACSRMVLQYLNLLNDDEFQKAIQELHLTKSIWTIDLAYLMRHFGVKHRFCTQTLGVDKGYKTQSFYRKHFDTEENRVNQLFAQAKACKVLVEKCTVTIRDIQEHLAQGHVAIVLVNAVLLLCDLCSSPVKYCCFLPIGQKCFCRSPDYQGHFIVLCGYNEASGSIYYNNPAYADRTCSTSINNFEEARTSYGTDEDILFIYTDS, translated from the exons ATGAAGAGTCCCAAAGAGGACGCGGAGCCGCCTGCAG GGGACCACGTGCAGCTGAAAGTGCCAGTGCTCCAGCAGTGGTACCATTGGGACTGTGGACTGGCTTGCTCCAGGATGGTACTGCA ATACCTGAATCTTCTGAATGATGATGAATTTCAGAAGGCCATTCAGGAACTCCACTTGACAAAAAGCATCTGGACCATTGACTTGGCCTACTTAATGCGCCACTTTGGCGTGAAGCACAGATTCTGCACACAGACCCTGGGGGTAGACAAGGGTTATAAAACCCAG TCATTTTACAGGAAACACTTTGACACAGAGGAGAACCGAGTCAACCAGCTATTTGCACAAGCCAAGGCCTGCAAGGTGCTGGTGGAGAAGTG CACAGTGACCATCCGGGACATCCAGGAACACTTGGCCCAAGGCCATGTGGCCATTGTGCTGGTGAATGCAGTCCTCCTGCTGTGTGACCTGTGCTCCAGCCCAGTCAAATACTGCTGCTTTCTCCCAATCGGACAGAAGTGCTTCTGCAGGAGCCCCGATTACCAGGGCCATTTCATTGTGTTGTGTGGCTACAACGAAGCCTCAGGGAGTATTTATTACAACAACCCTGCCTATGCGGACC GAACATGCAGCACCAGCATCAATAACTTTGAGGAAGCCAGGACGAGTTACGGCACAGATGAAGACATCCTGTTTATTTACACAGACAGCTGA
- the SNRPD3 gene encoding small nuclear ribonucleoprotein Sm D3, which produces MSIGVPIKVLHEAEGHIVTCETNTGEVYRGKLIEAEDNMNCQMSNITVTYRDGRVAQLEQVYIRGSKIRFLILPDMLKNAPMLKSMKNKNQGSGAGRGKAAILKAQVAARGRGRGMGRGNIFQKRR; this is translated from the exons ATGTCTATAGGAGTGCCAATTAAAGTTCTGCATGAAGCAGAGGGACATATTGTGACCTGTGAAACCAATACAGGTGAAGTCTACCGGGGAAAGCTCATTGAGGCTGAGGACAATATGAACTGCCAG ATGTCCAACATCACAGTGACTTACAGAGATGGGCGTGTGGCACAGTTGGAGCAAGTGTACATCCGGGGAAGCAAAATTCGGTTTCTCATCTTACCAGATATGTTGAAAAACGCTCCCATGTTGAAAAGCATGAAAAATAAAAACCAAGGTTCTGGAGCTGGGAGAGGAAAAGCAGCTATCCTTAAAGCCCAGG TGGCTGCAAGAGGAAGAGGCCGTGGAATGGGGCGTGGCAACATTTTCCAGAAACGAAGATAA